The Nerophis lumbriciformis linkage group LG04, RoL_Nlum_v2.1, whole genome shotgun sequence genome contains the following window.
TCGGGAACCAGGAGGGCAGGAAGACTGTCATGCAACTTTTCATAGTGTAAAGTAATATCAATGTCCCGCATAGCACCATGTCCTCGCTCACACGTCTGAATTAATGCTCAGGTTGGCCAAACGTGGGTCAGAGTTGATCTCATACCTGTAATGATATCCCTCCATGTGGTCCCTACAAGCATCCCTGATGTTGTACATCCACCGCTTGATGCCTTTTCGGTTCAAGTAGAGCACCAGCAGGAATATGACGCCAATCAGTGCCAGCACCAAGCCCAGGAAGACATATGAGGTCTCCAGCACGCCCTCCATGTTGCCCGAACACTTTAGCTGGGATGTCTGCACCTGCACCAGCGGCCGGCGGCTCAGTCGCACGGGGTCCGCGCAGGTCAGGCTCTTTGTGTCGGTGACCTGCGTGGAGTTCTTCAGCCACACCAGCATGTCCTCGATTAAACAATCGCAGCGCCACGGGTTCCCGGCTAACCGAACGTGAAGGTCTGACTTGAAGTTGAGCTCAGTCAGCGTGTTGCCGGGAAGATTCCTGAGACTGTTGTCCCTCAGGTCGAGGTCACGCAGCGGGGGCACCTTCAGGATCTCACTCGAGATGGAGATGACGGAGCTGTTCCGCAGGTTGAGGTTGACCAAATTCGACAGGCCTGTGAAGGTACCATCTGGAAGAAGCACAATGTCGTTGTCGGACAGGTCCAAGACGGTAAGCTGGAGGAGGTTCCCGCTCTGTATGATGCTCAGGACCTCGCTCACAGAGGAATGATTGTGAAAAGATCTACTGAGGTTTAAAACTTGTAATTTACTCTCACCCGGAAACGCGTTTTCACTGAAAGTTTGGATTTTATTGTTGCTCAGGTCAAGGCGCTCCAGGTTTGGCAAGTTCTGAAACACCATTTCCTCCACAGCCTCCAGGTCATTCCCGTTGAGGTAAAGATCTGTTAGTAATTCCAAGCGAGCGGGAAAAGAGTCCTGGTTGATGTTGGGAATGTTGTTTCCAGTGATCCACAGAAATGTGGTATTGACGGGTATGGGATGTGGAATCACGTCCAAGTCCTGGTTTTGGCATTGTACCGTTTGAAAGGAGCAAGTGCATTTTTCTGGACAGCCTTGGCAGGACAAGATGACAGCCAACAGGAGAAGTAAGTGCATCCCAGAAGACATCTGTGCATTCATTCCTTCACCTTGACACAAGCGCGATGCGCTCTTAATGGCTTTTACCATCTGCCTGTGCCTTAAAGTCACCTCCTTGTCAATTTTTTTCTCACCTTAATCCGTTCCAGTTCCAGGTCGAACGCCATAAATCTATCCCCAAACCATCTTCACTGAAGTCTTCATTTCCTCCATGAGGGCGGGAGAGCTTAGGTGGCAATACACACAAACTTATTTTCCGTGTTctttccccccccccacccccctctctcTGAACGTTAACGTGCTACAAAACACTACGGAAAAACACTTCCAAATCAAACTCGACAAAAGTAACGACGCGTACAACAATATCACCTCGTCACAGCCAAGTGTCGTTTGGAAGTCCGCAGCTCGGCAACCTGCTGGGAAAGCAAGTAGAGGGAACCAACGTGGTTGCCAAATGGGTAAAGACACGATATCGATAAAATGATCGCATTTGACGGAAACTGGTCCTACATAACCGAGTTTGAAGTTGCTCAGGAATATCTGCTACAGTAAACAATTACTACAAACAATATATAGTAAAGTACTAGTTTGAATAAACTACTGTAATAACCAAACATTACTGGCAGAACAGTGACCTCACCTGGCTTCAAAGAGTCAAGTCAAACATTCCAAAACAGTACAGGGTGGAATAAATTGTTTGCTATTATCAATGTAATAGAGCTGTTAAATTATCTTTTTTTCGAAATGATTGCTTATGCATCAAACCGAGGGTAATATTATTGTACAATTGTACGTCTGGCAACGCAACGTCTAAACAAAGCAGCACTACTCAGGCTGGACCATACCATTATACACCTCTAAAGGGGGAGAGCAAGACTCCTCCATTTAActacatatttaaaaatattcaCATAGTTCTGTCCATGGTATCACGACCTATGACATTGGTATGGCTTTTTAAGGCACATTTGACTATAAAAATATTCATCCAAATCGTTCAATGTAACTCTAAAAATCCCCTTTAAGTTATAATAGTGCTGACTAGTAGCCTAGTAGGGTTTGAGACCTCTGAAGGAGTTCTGTTACTACAAAGTCAGGAATAATTTAGCATACCCAAttgatacatttaaaataataatataatacctaTGTAACTTCAGTAATTCAGCTAGTGTCTATACAAAAACTACTGTATGATAACATAATCATTATTGCTGGGCAAAGTTACATTTTGCATACTGTATTTTTGGTGTTTTAATTTGATACTAAGGAAATACAGTACAAACAGACCTTTTTGAGATCATTTAATGTTTTGGGATTTTGTTTGCCTTTAATTTGTTGATCGTGGTTATAATCACAAACAACAATTATGTATTGTCACATTTTTTATGCACAATTTGACAACATTATCagcaaaattataaaattattccCTTTAATTA
Protein-coding sequences here:
- the tpbg gene encoding trophoblast glycoprotein isoform X2; this translates as MVKAIKSASRLCQGEGMNAQMSSGMHLLLLLAVILSCQGCPEKCTCSFQTVQCQNQDLDVIPHPIPVNTTFLWITGNNIPNINQDSFPARLELLTDLYLNGNDLEAVEEMVFQNLPNLERLDLSNNKIQTFSENAFPDGTFTGLSNLVNLNLRNSSVISISSEILKVPPLRDLDLRDNSLRNLPGNTLTELNFKSDLHVRLAGNPWRCDCLIEDMLVWLKNSTQVTDTKSLTCADPVRLSRRPLVQVQTSQLKCSGNMEGVLETSYVFLGLVLALIGVIFLLVLYLNRKGIKRWMYNIRDACRDHMEGYHYRYEINSDPRLANLSINSDV
- the tpbg gene encoding trophoblast glycoprotein isoform X1, whose protein sequence is MVKAIKSASRLCQGEGMNAQMSSGMHLLLLLAVILSCQGCPEKCTCSFQTVQCQNQDLDVIPHPIPVNTTFLWITGNNIPNINQDSFPARLELLTDLYLNGNDLEAVEEMVFQNLPNLERLDLSNNKIQTFSENAFPGESKLQVLNLSRSFHNHSSVSEVLSIIQSGNLLQLTVLDLSDNDIVLLPDGTFTGLSNLVNLNLRNSSVISISSEILKVPPLRDLDLRDNSLRNLPGNTLTELNFKSDLHVRLAGNPWRCDCLIEDMLVWLKNSTQVTDTKSLTCADPVRLSRRPLVQVQTSQLKCSGNMEGVLETSYVFLGLVLALIGVIFLLVLYLNRKGIKRWMYNIRDACRDHMEGYHYRYEINSDPRLANLSINSDV